In Agrobacterium tumefaciens, a single genomic region encodes these proteins:
- the phoR gene encoding phosphate regulon sensor histidine kinase PhoR: protein MAVREGESGLRLLGKKLGRNWLPVLIVSMLAVVAVAELHTSYMPAVLWFCAIIAILAVREKPAAPEKDKDTAADMDEPDVPGESVISGVRAGLAVLDTPVFILDKNASVLFQNGAAERAFGQLPAGAHISARLRSPGLLDVIRETITTGQPNQVEHSERFPSERVFIVRIARADVGEGAGPPFYILSFRDVSELRRIDRMRSDFVANASHELRTPLASLRGFIETMQGPARNDPKAQERFLAIMLDQATRMSRLVDDLMSLSRLELRANIAPDQKVDLVPVIGHVRDALLPLADELDVTITLHLPDRPAEVQGDRDELVQVFQNLVENACKYGQEGKVVDVWLRAEPGKPVEVSIIDKGPGIPAEHVPRLTERFYRVSVADSRSKKGTGLGLAIVKHILTRHRARLIIKSELGNGTDFTVRF from the coding sequence GAAGGCGAGAGTGGATTGAGGCTTTTGGGGAAGAAGCTCGGCCGGAACTGGTTGCCCGTTCTCATCGTCAGCATGCTTGCCGTGGTGGCCGTTGCCGAACTGCACACATCCTATATGCCCGCCGTCCTCTGGTTCTGCGCGATCATCGCCATTCTTGCCGTTCGGGAAAAACCGGCGGCGCCCGAGAAGGATAAAGACACAGCCGCGGATATGGATGAGCCGGATGTGCCGGGTGAAAGCGTCATCTCCGGTGTAAGGGCGGGCCTTGCGGTGCTGGATACGCCCGTTTTCATTCTCGACAAGAATGCCAGTGTGCTGTTTCAGAACGGCGCTGCCGAGCGCGCCTTCGGCCAGCTTCCCGCCGGTGCGCATATTTCCGCAAGGCTACGCTCACCCGGCTTGCTTGATGTCATTCGCGAAACCATCACCACCGGGCAGCCCAACCAGGTCGAACATTCCGAGCGTTTCCCCTCCGAACGGGTCTTCATCGTCCGCATCGCCCGCGCGGATGTGGGCGAGGGGGCAGGCCCGCCATTCTACATCCTGTCCTTCCGCGACGTCTCCGAGCTTCGCCGCATCGACCGTATGCGCAGCGATTTCGTCGCCAATGCGAGCCATGAATTGCGCACTCCACTCGCCTCGCTCCGCGGTTTCATCGAAACCATGCAGGGGCCGGCACGCAACGACCCCAAGGCGCAGGAGCGCTTCCTTGCCATCATGCTGGATCAGGCAACGCGCATGAGCAGGCTGGTGGATGATCTCATGTCCCTTTCACGGCTGGAACTGCGGGCAAACATCGCGCCGGACCAGAAGGTCGATCTTGTCCCCGTCATCGGTCATGTGCGCGATGCGCTGCTGCCGCTTGCCGATGAGCTGGATGTGACCATCACGCTGCATCTGCCGGACCGGCCGGCGGAGGTGCAGGGGGACCGCGACGAGCTGGTGCAGGTGTTCCAGAATCTCGTTGAAAACGCTTGCAAATATGGACAGGAGGGCAAGGTCGTGGATGTTTGGCTGCGCGCCGAACCCGGCAAGCCGGTGGAGGTCAGCATCATCGACAAGGGGCCGGGCATTCCCGCCGAACATGTGCCGCGTCTCACCGAGCGTTTTTATCGCGTCAGCGTTGCCGACAGCCGTTCGAAAAAGGGCACGGGTCTCGGGCTTGCCATCGTCAAGCACATCCTCACCCGCCACCGCGCCAGGCTCATTATTAAATCGGAACTGGGCAATGGCACGGACTTCACCGTCAGATTTTGA
- a CDS encoding substrate-binding domain-containing protein, producing MNFVKFSAAALVASVAFAGAAAARDQIQVAGSSTVLPYAKIVAETFAETFPNFKAPVVESGGTGGGLKAFCSGVGEGTIDIANASRPIKSDELAACKAAGVTDVQEVKIGYDGIVFAMDSSNKDIKLEPKDLYLALAAEVVKDGKLVANPYKKWSEINKELPDVAIAAYIPGSKHGTREVFEEKIMADGCKEAKATDAIKALVPDAKQAAAKCVAVRKDGAAVDIDGDYTETLARIDANKTGLGVFGLAFYENNADRLKVATVSGVVPSTETVASGKYPVSRPLFFYVKKAHLGVIPGLKEYVEFFVSDEMIGPDSPLANYGLVAAPDKEREEIRSKFAAGASM from the coding sequence ATGAACTTCGTTAAATTTTCCGCAGCAGCTCTGGTGGCTTCTGTCGCCTTCGCTGGCGCCGCCGCTGCTCGCGACCAGATCCAGGTTGCTGGTTCTTCCACGGTTCTGCCTTACGCCAAGATCGTTGCTGAGACTTTTGCCGAGACTTTCCCGAACTTCAAAGCTCCGGTTGTTGAGTCCGGCGGTACGGGCGGTGGTCTGAAGGCATTCTGCTCCGGCGTCGGCGAAGGCACCATCGACATCGCCAATGCTTCGCGTCCGATCAAGAGCGACGAACTGGCCGCCTGTAAGGCTGCTGGTGTTACCGACGTTCAGGAAGTGAAGATCGGCTACGACGGCATTGTCTTCGCAATGGATTCTTCCAACAAGGACATCAAGCTCGAGCCGAAGGATCTGTACCTTGCGCTCGCCGCTGAAGTCGTCAAGGATGGCAAGCTCGTTGCCAACCCTTACAAGAAGTGGTCGGAAATCAACAAGGAACTGCCTGACGTAGCGATCGCCGCTTACATCCCGGGTTCCAAGCACGGCACGCGCGAAGTCTTCGAAGAGAAGATCATGGCTGACGGCTGCAAGGAAGCCAAGGCGACCGACGCCATCAAGGCGCTGGTCCCTGACGCCAAGCAGGCTGCTGCCAAGTGCGTTGCAGTTCGTAAGGACGGCGCTGCAGTCGATATCGACGGCGACTACACCGAAACGCTTGCTCGTATCGATGCCAATAAGACCGGCCTCGGTGTTTTCGGCCTCGCTTTCTATGAAAACAACGCTGACCGCCTTAAGGTTGCGACTGTTTCCGGCGTCGTTCCGTCCACCGAAACCGTTGCCAGCGGCAAGTACCCGGTTTCCCGCCCGCTGTTCTTCTACGTGAAGAAGGCTCACCTGGGCGTTATCCCGGGCCTCAAGGAATACGTCGAGTTCTTCGTTTCTGACGAAATGATCGGCCCGGACTCCCCGCTCGCAAACTACGGCCTCGTTGCCGCTCCGGACAAAGAGCGCGAAGAAATTCGCTCCAAGTTCGCTGCCGGCGCTTCGATGTAA
- the pstC gene encoding phosphate ABC transporter permease subunit PstC — protein MNTSILLLILALIGIGSYLLGSRRAVVLSGGRPSSMHSRAGYHGSYAVVWAVLPAAFILCAWLVISPLLVTSAVRGDFPEDVRAQSEAQQSLTYGMVTSIARGLQRLTPEETAQVQADTAAVRPLLASKGVAIAGDPERFMVDAAQTLNAMSSTSRIAMIATVLLVALGGAAYALRAIAPRFRARNQVEKVILAALLVASSIAILTTIGIVLSMLTEAIQFFNMVPAHQFFFGTVWDPRFAAAGATDSSGQFGLIPLLAGTLYIGFVAMLVAVPVGLFSAIYMSEYASPRLRSVVKPLLEVLAGIPTIVYGFFALTTVGPFLRDISTQINGLATGNYANFIQAQSVITAGFVMGIMLIPYVSSLSDDIITAVPRSLRDGSLGLGATRSETIKKVIVPAALPGIVGAVLMTASRAIGETMIVVLAAGVAARLQLNPFEPMTTVTVKIVSQLTGDLEFTSPQTLVAFALGITLFAITLCLNIYALYIVRKYREQYE, from the coding sequence ATGAACACATCGATCCTTTTGCTGATACTGGCGCTCATCGGCATCGGCAGCTATCTGCTCGGCAGCCGCCGCGCTGTTGTCCTGTCTGGTGGTCGCCCCTCCAGCATGCATTCCCGTGCCGGTTATCACGGCTCTTACGCGGTCGTCTGGGCTGTTTTGCCCGCGGCGTTCATTCTCTGTGCCTGGCTGGTGATCAGCCCGTTGCTCGTCACCTCGGCAGTGCGCGGTGATTTCCCGGAGGATGTCCGGGCGCAATCCGAGGCGCAGCAGAGCCTCACCTATGGCATGGTGACCTCCATTGCCCGCGGCCTTCAGCGGCTGACGCCGGAGGAAACCGCGCAGGTTCAGGCGGACACGGCTGCGGTCCGGCCGCTTCTGGCATCGAAGGGTGTCGCGATCGCCGGTGATCCCGAGCGGTTCATGGTCGATGCCGCCCAGACGCTCAACGCCATGAGCTCCACCAGCCGGATCGCGATGATCGCGACGGTGCTGCTGGTCGCGCTCGGTGGTGCAGCCTATGCGCTGCGTGCGATCGCCCCGCGCTTCCGGGCGCGCAACCAGGTCGAAAAGGTCATTCTCGCGGCGCTGCTTGTCGCCTCGTCCATCGCCATCCTCACGACCATCGGCATCGTGCTCTCGATGCTGACGGAGGCGATCCAGTTCTTCAACATGGTTCCGGCACATCAGTTCTTCTTCGGAACGGTATGGGATCCACGTTTTGCGGCGGCGGGTGCGACAGACTCGTCCGGTCAGTTCGGCTTGATCCCGCTGCTCGCCGGCACACTCTATATCGGTTTCGTCGCGATGCTGGTCGCGGTCCCGGTCGGTCTGTTTTCTGCGATCTACATGTCGGAATATGCCTCGCCCCGCCTTCGCTCCGTGGTAAAGCCGCTGCTCGAGGTGCTCGCGGGCATCCCCACCATCGTCTACGGCTTCTTCGCGCTGACGACGGTCGGTCCTTTCCTCAGAGACATTTCCACGCAGATCAACGGTCTGGCGACGGGCAACTACGCCAACTTCATCCAGGCGCAGAGCGTCATCACCGCCGGCTTCGTCATGGGCATCATGCTGATACCCTATGTCTCGTCGCTGTCGGATGACATCATCACCGCCGTTCCGCGTTCTCTGCGTGACGGTTCGCTGGGTCTCGGCGCCACACGGTCCGAAACCATCAAGAAGGTCATCGTTCCCGCCGCTCTTCCCGGCATCGTCGGCGCGGTGCTGATGACGGCCTCGCGCGCCATCGGCGAAACCATGATCGTGGTTCTGGCGGCCGGCGTTGCTGCCCGCCTGCAGCTCAATCCTTTCGAGCCCATGACCACGGTGACGGTGAAGATCGTCAGCCAGCTTACCGGCGACCTTGAATTCACCTCGCCCCAGACGCTGGTCGCCTTTGCGCTCGGCATCACGCTTTTCGCCATCACGCTTTGCCTGAATATCTACGCGCTATACATCGTGCGCAAATACCGGGAGCAATATGAATGA
- the pstA gene encoding phosphate ABC transporter permease PstA, translated as MTDIVSPAAGGSAVNKATRRDIGIKRRYAAERRFRAYGMAAISFGLIFLFLLLFSVVSKGYTAFQQTMITVPVEFSEQIIDPKNERATNPAKLMTANYPVVARDAVAKVLGIAPTDRAGLRAVNLLISDSVRTQLRDIVVADPAVIGTTRTVTLLASGDVDSAFKGQVDLTAAEANRRISNQQLGWMNQLAESGQLGKHFNTGIFVNGNSSRPEAAGVGVALIGSFYMMMIVLVLSLPIGVAASIYLEEFAPKNRLTDLIEVNINNLAAVPSIVYGLLGLSVFINFMGFPRSASLVGGLVLTLMTLPTIIIATRAALKAVPPSIRAAALGLGASKMQTIFHHVLPLAMPGILTGTIIGLAHALGETAPLLLIGMVAFVANYPTTPMDPSTALPVQIYMWANEAERAFVERTSGAIIILLLFLIVMNVGAILLRRRFERRW; from the coding sequence ATGACCGACATCGTTTCTCCCGCAGCCGGCGGTAGCGCCGTGAACAAGGCCACGCGCCGTGATATCGGCATCAAGCGCCGCTATGCCGCCGAACGTCGCTTCCGTGCTTACGGAATGGCAGCGATTTCCTTCGGCCTCATCTTTCTCTTCCTGCTGCTTTTTTCGGTTGTTTCCAAGGGTTATACCGCTTTCCAGCAGACGATGATCACAGTTCCGGTCGAGTTTTCCGAACAGATCATCGATCCGAAGAATGAGCGCGCCACCAACCCGGCAAAGCTGATGACGGCCAATTATCCGGTCGTTGCCCGCGACGCGGTCGCCAAGGTTCTCGGCATTGCACCGACCGACCGTGCCGGTCTTCGTGCCGTCAACCTCCTGATCTCCGACAGCGTGCGCACGCAGCTGCGTGACATCGTCGTCGCCGATCCTGCCGTCATCGGCACCACGCGCACCGTCACGCTTCTGGCGTCGGGTGATGTCGACAGCGCCTTCAAGGGCCAGGTCGATCTGACTGCGGCTGAAGCCAATCGCCGCATCTCGAACCAGCAGCTAGGCTGGATGAACCAGCTCGCCGAAAGCGGACAGCTCGGCAAGCATTTCAATACCGGCATCTTCGTCAACGGCAATTCGAGCCGTCCCGAAGCGGCGGGTGTCGGCGTGGCTTTGATCGGCTCATTCTACATGATGATGATCGTGCTCGTGCTGTCGCTGCCGATCGGTGTCGCGGCCTCCATCTATCTTGAGGAATTTGCCCCGAAGAATCGCCTGACGGATCTCATCGAGGTGAATATCAACAATCTCGCGGCTGTGCCCTCGATCGTTTACGGTCTGCTCGGCCTTTCCGTCTTCATCAACTTCATGGGCTTTCCGCGCTCGGCCTCCCTGGTCGGCGGTCTTGTCCTGACGCTGATGACGTTGCCGACGATCATCATCGCGACCCGCGCTGCCCTCAAGGCCGTGCCCCCGTCGATCCGCGCCGCAGCCCTCGGCCTCGGCGCTTCCAAGATGCAGACGATCTTCCACCATGTGCTGCCGCTCGCCATGCCCGGTATCCTGACCGGCACCATCATCGGTCTCGCCCACGCGCTGGGTGAAACGGCGCCGCTGCTCCTGATCGGCATGGTGGCATTCGTCGCGAACTACCCGACAACGCCGATGGATCCGTCCACGGCCCTGCCGGTGCAGATTTACATGTGGGCGAACGAAGCCGAGCGCGCCTTTGTCGAAAGGACATCCGGCGCTATCATCATCCTGCTTCTGTTCCTCATCGTCATGAATGTTGGCGCAATCCTGTTGCGTCGCCGCTTCGAACGGCGCTGGTAG
- the pstB gene encoding phosphate ABC transporter ATP-binding protein PstB, with product MNMLSEAAVEKALDKKMNEVSYKMIGKDVSVYYGEKRALYDVNLNVRENTVTALIGPSGCGKSTFLRTLNRMNDTIDGCRVTGKITLDTDDIYDQQIDVVELRARVGMVFQKPNPFPKTIYENISYGPRIHGLARNKADMDQIVEHSLQKAGLWNEVKDRLQESGTGLSGGQQQRLCIARAVAVSPEVILMDEPCSALDPIATAKVEELIHELRTNYTIVIVTHSMQQAARVSQRTAMFHLGHLVEENETDKMFTNPDDQRTQDYIMGRFG from the coding sequence ATGAACATGTTGTCGGAAGCAGCAGTTGAAAAGGCGCTGGACAAGAAAATGAATGAAGTCTCATACAAGATGATCGGCAAGGACGTTTCGGTTTATTACGGCGAAAAGCGCGCGCTTTACGACGTGAACCTTAACGTTCGGGAAAATACGGTGACCGCGCTGATCGGCCCCTCGGGCTGCGGTAAGTCCACATTCCTGCGTACCCTGAACCGTATGAACGACACGATCGACGGCTGCCGGGTCACCGGCAAGATCACGCTCGACACCGACGATATCTACGATCAGCAGATTGACGTTGTGGAACTGCGGGCCCGTGTCGGCATGGTGTTCCAGAAGCCGAACCCTTTCCCGAAGACGATCTACGAAAACATTTCCTACGGTCCGCGTATCCACGGTCTCGCCCGCAACAAGGCGGATATGGACCAGATCGTCGAACATAGCCTGCAGAAGGCCGGCCTCTGGAACGAGGTGAAGGATCGTCTGCAGGAGTCCGGCACGGGTCTTTCCGGCGGCCAGCAGCAGCGTCTGTGCATCGCACGCGCGGTTGCCGTCAGCCCGGAAGTGATCCTGATGGACGAGCCGTGCTCGGCGCTTGACCCGATCGCAACCGCAAAGGTCGAGGAACTGATCCACGAGTTGCGCACCAATTACACGATCGTCATCGTCACACACTCCATGCAGCAGGCGGCGCGTGTTTCCCAGCGCACGGCCATGTTCCACCTTGGTCACCTTGTTGAGGAAAACGAAACCGACAAGATGTTCACCAATCCGGACGACCAGCGCACGCAGGACTACATCATGGGCCGCTTCGGCTGA
- the phoU gene encoding phosphate signaling complex protein PhoU, which produces MTQTTTHSHILSAYDDELKFLTRRIAEMGGLAEQMCGDAVRALVNSDAALAQKVISDDAILDHAEREIGDKAIVTIAKRQPMAADLREIIGTLRIAADLERVGDLGKNTAKRVIAVAGTGVPRKLARGLEHLSELALVQLKEVLDVYSTRSAEKANAIRERDEEIDAMYTSLFRELLTYMMEDPRNITTCTHLLFCAKNIERIGDHATNIAETIYYMTTGSQPEGERPKDDSSNTLGSVTE; this is translated from the coding sequence GTGACACAGACAACGACCCATTCGCATATTCTGTCTGCCTATGATGATGAACTGAAGTTTCTGACGCGCCGCATCGCCGAAATGGGCGGTCTTGCCGAGCAGATGTGTGGCGACGCCGTGCGTGCGCTCGTGAATTCCGATGCTGCGCTCGCGCAGAAAGTCATTTCCGATGACGCGATCCTCGACCACGCCGAGCGCGAGATCGGCGACAAGGCCATCGTTACCATTGCCAAGCGGCAGCCGATGGCAGCGGACCTTCGCGAAATCATCGGCACGCTGCGCATTGCTGCCGATCTTGAGCGCGTTGGCGACCTCGGGAAGAACACTGCCAAGCGCGTGATCGCGGTTGCCGGCACCGGCGTACCGCGCAAGCTCGCTCGTGGCCTTGAGCACCTGTCGGAACTGGCGCTGGTGCAGCTCAAGGAAGTGCTTGACGTCTATTCCACGCGTTCCGCCGAGAAGGCCAATGCCATCCGCGAGCGCGATGAAGAAATCGACGCCATGTATACGTCGCTCTTCCGTGAGCTTCTGACCTACATGATGGAAGATCCGCGCAACATCACCACCTGCACGCATCTTCTGTTCTGCGCCAAGAACATCGAGCGTATCGGCGACCATGCCACCAATATCGCCGAGACGATCTACTACATGACCACCGGCAGCCAGCCGGAGGGCGAGCGTCCGAAGGACGACAGTTCCAACACCCTCGGTTCTGTGACCGAGTAA
- the phoB gene encoding phosphate regulon transcriptional regulator PhoB: MVPKIAVVEDEEALSVLLRYNLEAEGYDVDTIPRGDEAEIRLQERIPDLLILDWMLPGVSGIELCRRLRMRPETERLPIIMLTARGEESERVRGLATGADDYVVKPFSTPELMARVKAMLRRARPEVLSSVLKCGDIELDRETHRVHRKSREVRLGPTEFRLLEFLMTSPGRVFSRSQLLDGVWGHDIYVDERTVDVHVGRLRKALNFSHMQDVIRTVRGAGYSMEA; the protein is encoded by the coding sequence ATGGTGCCCAAGATTGCAGTTGTGGAAGATGAGGAAGCTCTAAGCGTCCTGCTTCGTTACAATCTCGAGGCTGAGGGATACGACGTCGATACGATACCCCGTGGCGACGAGGCGGAAATCAGGCTGCAGGAGCGTATTCCGGATCTTCTCATCCTGGACTGGATGCTGCCTGGCGTCTCCGGCATCGAGCTTTGCCGGCGGCTTCGTATGCGGCCGGAAACCGAACGCCTGCCCATCATCATGCTGACGGCGCGTGGCGAAGAGAGCGAGCGCGTTCGTGGCCTGGCCACCGGTGCCGACGATTATGTCGTCAAGCCGTTCTCGACACCGGAACTCATGGCCCGCGTCAAGGCCATGCTGCGCCGGGCGCGTCCCGAGGTCCTGTCTTCGGTGCTGAAATGCGGCGATATCGAACTGGATCGCGAGACCCATCGCGTTCACCGCAAAAGTCGCGAAGTGCGCCTCGGCCCGACGGAATTCCGCCTGCTGGAGTTCCTGATGACCTCTCCGGGCCGGGTGTTCTCCCGCTCGCAATTGCTGGATGGCGTCTGGGGCCACGATATCTACGTCGATGAGCGTACTGTCGACGTGCATGTCGGGCGCCTGCGCAAGGCGCTCAATTTCTCCCATATGCAGGATGTCATCCGCACCGTGCGTGGTGCCGGATATTCGATGGAAGCATGA
- a CDS encoding GcrA family cell cycle regulator, with protein MNWTDERVEKLKKLWAEGLSASQIAAQLGGVSRNAVIGKVHRLNLPGRVKAGGPVTSARSAPKRAATPAPRAANFAGRVGTAPARILTRSNAATALQEEIGIETAEVLDYVPSRNVVTPISRRLTLTELTERTCKWPVGDPLKDDFHFCGCEALESSPYCKFHAKLAYQPVSERRKA; from the coding sequence ATGAACTGGACAGACGAGCGAGTCGAGAAACTCAAGAAATTGTGGGCCGAGGGACTTAGCGCCAGCCAGATAGCAGCGCAGCTGGGCGGTGTCAGCCGTAATGCCGTCATCGGCAAGGTCCACCGTCTCAATCTGCCGGGACGCGTCAAGGCTGGCGGTCCGGTCACTTCGGCGCGTTCCGCGCCCAAGCGTGCTGCCACCCCTGCCCCACGCGCGGCGAATTTCGCGGGCCGCGTCGGCACGGCACCGGCCCGGATTCTGACGCGCTCCAACGCAGCAACGGCTCTTCAGGAAGAGATCGGCATCGAGACGGCTGAAGTTCTCGATTACGTTCCTTCCAGAAACGTCGTCACCCCGATTTCCCGTCGCCTGACGCTGACGGAACTGACGGAGCGCACGTGCAAGTGGCCCGTCGGCGACCCCCTGAAAGACGATTTCCATTTCTGCGGTTGTGAAGCGCTGGAATCTTCGCCCTATTGCAAGTTCCATGCGAAGCTCGCCTACCAGCCGGTCAGCGAGCGCCGTAAAGCTTGA
- a CDS encoding aspartate aminotransferase family protein produces MAEAAAPLFDTFARAPLRFERGEGVWLYTESGERYLDFAAGVAVNSLGHAHPHLVEAIKTQAEKVWHVSNLYEVPGQEKLAKRLTEATFADKVFFTNSGAEALECAIKTARRYHYSKGHPEKFRIVTFEGAFHGRTLATIAAGGQQKYLEGFGPKVEGFDQVPFGDVDALKAAITPETAALLIEPIQGEGGIRAPNKEFLKLLRSLCDEHGMLLIFDEVQTGVGRTGKFFAYEQTGVAPDIMAVAKGIGGGFPLGACLATADAASGMTAGVHGTTYGGNPLAMAVGNAVLDVVLGDGFLEKVRDVALVFRQGLASLKDRYPDVIEEIRGEGLLLGIKARVPSGELLQAMRAEHLLGVPAGDNVIRLLPPLVTTAEEAREGLARVEAAAASLTAKQAKIA; encoded by the coding sequence ATGGCCGAAGCCGCCGCGCCATTGTTCGATACGTTTGCAAGAGCCCCCTTGCGCTTTGAGCGAGGCGAGGGCGTCTGGCTGTACACGGAAAGCGGCGAGCGATATCTGGATTTTGCGGCCGGCGTCGCTGTCAACTCGCTTGGCCATGCCCACCCGCACCTCGTGGAAGCGATCAAGACCCAGGCTGAGAAGGTCTGGCATGTCTCTAACCTCTATGAAGTGCCGGGGCAGGAAAAGCTTGCCAAACGACTGACCGAAGCGACATTCGCGGACAAGGTCTTCTTCACCAATTCCGGCGCGGAAGCGCTGGAATGCGCCATCAAGACCGCGCGCCGTTACCATTATTCCAAGGGCCATCCGGAAAAGTTCCGCATCGTCACCTTCGAAGGCGCCTTCCACGGCCGCACACTGGCGACGATCGCCGCCGGTGGCCAGCAGAAATATCTCGAAGGTTTCGGTCCCAAGGTCGAAGGTTTTGACCAGGTGCCGTTCGGTGATGTCGATGCGCTGAAGGCCGCCATCACGCCGGAGACGGCCGCACTTCTGATCGAACCCATTCAGGGTGAGGGCGGCATCCGCGCACCCAACAAGGAATTCCTGAAGCTGCTGCGTTCGCTCTGCGACGAGCATGGCATGCTCCTGATTTTCGATGAGGTTCAGACCGGCGTCGGTCGCACGGGCAAATTCTTTGCCTATGAGCAGACCGGTGTCGCGCCTGACATCATGGCGGTTGCCAAGGGTATCGGCGGCGGTTTCCCGCTCGGCGCGTGCCTTGCAACTGCGGATGCCGCTTCCGGCATGACGGCCGGCGTGCACGGCACCACCTATGGCGGCAATCCGCTGGCCATGGCGGTCGGCAATGCCGTACTTGACGTCGTCCTCGGTGACGGCTTTCTCGAAAAGGTCCGTGATGTCGCGCTGGTTTTCCGTCAGGGTCTTGCCTCGCTGAAGGATCGTTATCCTGATGTCATCGAGGAAATTCGCGGCGAAGGCCTGCTGCTCGGCATCAAGGCCAGGGTTCCCTCGGGTGAGTTGCTGCAGGCCATGCGTGCGGAACATCTGCTCGGCGTACCGGCGGGCGATAACGTCATCCGCCTTCTGCCGCCGCTCGTCACCACGGCGGAAGAGGCCCGAGAAGGCCTGGCACGCGTGGAAGCGGCAGCCGCATCCCTGACCGCGAAGCAGGCGAAAATCGCCTGA
- the argF gene encoding ornithine carbamoyltransferase — protein sequence MASPKHFLDLSAVGPQDLRTILDDARARKIATKAGTAEKPLAGKMLAMIFEKPSTRTRVSFDVGMRQLGGETLFLSGTEMQLGRAETIGDTAKVLSRYVDAIMIRTTDHSRLLELAEHATVPVINGLTDDTHPCQIMADIMTFEEHRGPVKGKTIAWTGDGNNVLHSFVEGSARFGYRMTMAVPMGSEPHDKFLNWARNNGGEVALYHDADKAVAGADCVVTDTWVSMNQEHKARGHNIFQPYQVNEALMAKAEKDALFMHCLPAHRGEEVTDAVIDGPQSVVFDEAENRLHAQKSVIAWCMGVI from the coding sequence ATGGCTTCACCTAAACATTTTCTCGACCTGTCGGCCGTCGGCCCGCAGGACCTGCGGACAATTCTTGACGATGCGCGCGCGCGCAAGATCGCCACGAAGGCCGGAACGGCGGAAAAACCGCTTGCCGGCAAGATGCTGGCAATGATCTTCGAAAAGCCGTCCACGCGCACCCGCGTTTCCTTCGATGTCGGCATGCGCCAGCTCGGCGGCGAGACCCTTTTCCTGTCGGGCACGGAAATGCAGCTCGGTCGTGCGGAAACGATCGGCGATACCGCCAAGGTGCTGTCACGTTATGTGGACGCCATCATGATCCGCACCACTGACCATTCGCGCCTGCTCGAGCTTGCCGAACACGCGACGGTGCCTGTTATCAACGGCCTGACGGATGATACCCATCCCTGCCAGATCATGGCCGACATCATGACGTTCGAGGAACATCGTGGTCCGGTCAAAGGCAAGACCATTGCCTGGACGGGGGACGGCAACAACGTGCTGCACTCCTTCGTCGAGGGTTCGGCACGCTTCGGCTACCGCATGACGATGGCCGTGCCTATGGGTTCCGAACCGCATGACAAGTTCCTGAACTGGGCCCGCAACAATGGCGGCGAGGTCGCGCTGTATCATGATGCGGACAAGGCGGTCGCGGGTGCGGATTGCGTCGTCACCGATACCTGGGTCTCCATGAACCAGGAGCACAAGGCGCGCGGCCACAACATCTTCCAGCCCTATCAGGTCAATGAGGCTCTGATGGCCAAGGCGGAAAAGGATGCGCTGTTCATGCACTGCCTGCCGGCGCATCGCGGTGAAGAGGTGACGGATGCCGTGATCGACGGCCCGCAATCGGTGGTCTTCGATGAGGCGGAAAACCGTCTCCACGCGCAGAAATCCGTCATCGCATGGTGCATGGGCGTGATCTGA